From the Streptomyces nodosus genome, the window GAGGTGCTCGTGGGGGCGGAGCGCATGCGTGGGACACGGGTCAGCGGCCCGCCCAGGTGACCGCCGGCTGTCCGGACCTGATGGTGATCTCGAACTCCTCCAACGGCGGCGCCCCGGCGCCGCGCCACCGGGTGATCTGCGCCTCGACGGCGTCCCAGATGCGGGACGGCCCGCCCTGTCGGACCGCCCACCGACCGTCGTGCTCTCGGAGCACTGCCCAGGCGCCGGTGTCGACGTCGAGGAACAGGTGTTCCGTGCGGCCTTCGCGGGTGAGGCGGACGCACTGAGCGCGTGGCGCGGCGAGCTGGGCGACGAATCGGGTGTTCCAGTCGTCGATCACGTCGGCGCCGAGGACCGCATGTCGCTCGTCGCCCTCGTCGAGATCGGGGAGCAGCCCCAGGGGCGGCGGCAGTTGTGGCCTGGCAAGCATGAAGGAGATGTGTCCACCGAGGAAGCGTCCGGATGCCGTGCCGTCCTCGTGCACCGTGAGCCTGGCCAGTTCGGAGGAGTACAGCCAACCGCCGAGGGTCACGAGCATGCTCCCACCGGGACGGGTCTGCTCGATCAGTTCGCGTGGGACGGTGAGGAGCCCGCAGGTGGCGATCACCCGGTCGTAGTGGGCCCCGTTCTCGTACCCGGCAAGGCCGTCGCCGACGATCAGGTTCGGCGCGAACCCACACTGGCCCAGCGCGATGCGGGCGCGGGTGGAAACGTCCTCGTCGACCTCGACGGAGGTCACCGAATCGTCGCCGAGCCGGTGACACATCAGGGCCGTGGAGTAGCCGGTGCCCGTGCCGATCTCGAGCACACGGTGGCCTGCGTCGACCTGGAGGTCTTCGAGCATGCGCACCACCAGGCCGGGCATGGTGCTGGACGACGTGGGGGCGCGCATGATCTTCCCGTGGACGTCCCCGGGCACGATCGTTCCGGCGACCTGCGTCACCAGGGAGGCATCGTCGTAACACCCCTCCAGCCACCGCGGGTCGTCCGGCATGACCGGGGCCCAGGCGGTGGGCGTCGAGCCGTCGACCTGCTGGAAGAAGCCGCCGCGCAGGAACTCGTGGCGCGGAACCGCGGACACGGCCTCCCGCCAGGGCCCGGTTCGCAGATGTCCGCTGTCGGTCAGTCGCTCGACGAGCCGTGACCTCAGCTCCTGTTCGTTCACGCCGTCTTCCTCTCCAGGAGATCCGCCATCGCCGCCACCATCGGCAGCCCGGTCTCCGGTTCCAGCCACGCCCATTGCCCGGAGGGGTTGCACTCCAGGAACCACCATTGCCCCTGGCGGTCCACGGCGAAGTCGAAAGCGCCGAAGACGAGCCGGAAGTGGTCGAGATAGGCGCGCAGGGCCTCGCAGATACCCCGCGGTGGATGGACGACGCTGTACCGGAGTCGTGAGTAGTCGGTGCGCCAGTCCAACAGGTCCGACTCGATGCGGACGCAGAACACCTGATCGCCGATGACGGTGACGCGCACGTCACCGGTCTTGTCGATCCGCTGCTGGAAGAGGTGGGCGGTGCCGGCCACCGTGCCGTCGATTTCATCGGCGGTGACCTCTCGTACCTCGACGGTGCAGGAGACCCCGTCGATTCGGTACAGCGGCGTGGACAGTGGCTTGTAGATGACCGGACGGTGGGTCTTGACGAAGGTGCGCGCGGTGTCGGGGTCCGAGGTGATCGCTGTGGGAGGCAGACGGAATCCGCAAGCGGCTGCGACGGCAAGCCCGGACGGCTTGAACTCGGCGTCGCCGATGCGGTGCGGGTGATTGACGTACAGGCAGCCGGGCAGCGAGGCCATGACTCCGCCGAGGCCGTAACGTGCCTGCGTGACGGCGAAGCGTGCGGTCTGACCGTCGAGGTGGGGGAAGGCGAACCCGGAGGGCCTGCGGTAGTAGAGGGAACGGACGCGGGACAGGTCCGCTGTGCGCGTGGGCGTGCTCAGCGTGCCTCCGATTCCGTTCGACGTGACGGTGGCCGCGAACGACAGGGTGGCGGGGAAGTCCCCGGAGTCGAACCGCACGACCGGGACGCCCCGGCCGTGCAGTTCGTCGATCACCAGGTCGGTCGTGGGGTCGTCCAGGTTGGTGACGACCAGAACCGGACCCATGTCTGTCACTGGTCGGTGTCGTTCCCGGTGTCCTGGTCGCCGCCACCGGCACCGCCGGGGCCCGCGCCGTCGGAAGGGTTGCCGGTGTTGGTCGCGGGGTTGGTGCCTGTGCTGGTCCCGTGTCCGGGCATCTCCACGACCTGTCCGGCGGCGTCGAAGTAGCGGCCGGTCTGGGTGGCCGGGTCCAGCGCGACGTGGGCGTACGAGGGTGCGAAGGCCGGGTACGGCGCCATCCGGCGCAATCCCCATGGCGCGGGGGTGTTGACGCCGTTGGGCAGCGGCGTCCCGCTGGGAAGCCGATCGGAGTGGGCGAACATCGGTGCCTCCTTGTGGGCGGGAATGTCATGGGTTCTGCCGGGCGGCGGCCGTCTCCTGGGAGCCGGCCACCGGTGCCGCTGTCCGCTCCGTCGGCCTTTCCGGGGGCTTCGGAGCGGAGTCGGTGGGAGCCGCCGCCGGACGGTTCCGGGGCGTTTCGCCTGCCTGGTGATCAGTCGGCGACGAGGTCGGCCGCGAGGTTCGGTTGCCGGCCCGAGGGGTGGCCCCGGCGGAGGTGCATCGCGAAGTTGTGCACCGTGAGGGGTGATTGTGCCGAGGTCATGCACTTACGGTGGCGCCCTGTGGCCTAGCGTGACCAGTGGTGACGCGCCGACGCGGGGCTTTCGTCCGTGGCGTGTGCGGCCGTGTACGTGGTGGTACGGGGAGAGGCGCGAGAGATGACCGTGCGGGACGAAGAGGCTGGGCAGCGGAGGCCGGAGGACGAGCCGGGGGCGGGCGTGGTCACCGCGTTCGGACGGCAGTTGAAGCTGTTGCGGGTGCAGGCGGGGCTGGAGCGCCCG encodes:
- the tgmA gene encoding putative ATP-grasp-modified RiPP, whose translation is MFAHSDRLPSGTPLPNGVNTPAPWGLRRMAPYPAFAPSYAHVALDPATQTGRYFDAAGQVVEMPGHGTSTGTNPATNTGNPSDGAGPGGAGGGDQDTGNDTDQ
- the tgmC gene encoding ATP-grasp peptide maturase system methyltransferase gives rise to the protein MNEQELRSRLVERLTDSGHLRTGPWREAVSAVPRHEFLRGGFFQQVDGSTPTAWAPVMPDDPRWLEGCYDDASLVTQVAGTIVPGDVHGKIMRAPTSSSTMPGLVVRMLEDLQVDAGHRVLEIGTGTGYSTALMCHRLGDDSVTSVEVDEDVSTRARIALGQCGFAPNLIVGDGLAGYENGAHYDRVIATCGLLTVPRELIEQTRPGGSMLVTLGGWLYSSELARLTVHEDGTASGRFLGGHISFMLARPQLPPPLGLLPDLDEGDERHAVLGADVIDDWNTRFVAQLAAPRAQCVRLTREGRTEHLFLDVDTGAWAVLREHDGRWAVRQGGPSRIWDAVEAQITRWRGAGAPPLEEFEITIRSGQPAVTWAGR
- the tgmB gene encoding ATP-grasp ribosomal peptide maturase, whose product is MTDMGPVLVVTNLDDPTTDLVIDELHGRGVPVVRFDSGDFPATLSFAATVTSNGIGGTLSTPTRTADLSRVRSLYYRRPSGFAFPHLDGQTARFAVTQARYGLGGVMASLPGCLYVNHPHRIGDAEFKPSGLAVAAACGFRLPPTAITSDPDTARTFVKTHRPVIYKPLSTPLYRIDGVSCTVEVREVTADEIDGTVAGTAHLFQQRIDKTGDVRVTVIGDQVFCVRIESDLLDWRTDYSRLRYSVVHPPRGICEALRAYLDHFRLVFGAFDFAVDRQGQWWFLECNPSGQWAWLEPETGLPMVAAMADLLERKTA